From a single Andrena cerasifolii isolate SP2316 chromosome 8, iyAndCera1_principal, whole genome shotgun sequence genomic region:
- the Sec16 gene encoding endoplasmic reticulum export factor secretory 16 isoform X4: MSNPYRARPTRSRVDHSLGYGAHNRKICDPMSRMHAEVSSNHPIPHQPPIVNQSKQPTDPWNNSWNWDFDKQADNQQQQLQQQEQPHQQPFPPAFTNQGQLISDSVQDHYYQNINGNKSDMLNQNSVSDRSTPGTVGSRQQISNHSESFTSFSNYPQYQQYPPLPRASSVKSVSVNPQWTNEQQSQRSAMQLQKDQLTPSPFATSNYNWHKPDQANLLPQHNWQSHGNAPGHWQEPKMDKEAQNFNDMGNQCAPPLQQTRSNQLLPLSTENANEEHSMNDANNWSNQSSMPASKWNNQNRESVLPNQNQPPTQIYNANNELDPWSETASADISQQWQHTDDMLTTQWPQEQDNNNTPGESLQQDNAGDVAANDWQQSLTVQSHQSLPNVPLVTESSTEQEDRKKSMPPLVANSMISKDSSTHTKASVAKSQLSDSRLTMATTPETLSAVASSENVSVQESNDFNLASDPLEWGTNNLVEKLPAELGQLSLGTKLRKIKLENQTEPLEVHPVASGDAWNQTTTSHSSTTPDNISLDYAAPAVEASHSVDNQGVISKEHSTHNTYQVPNIKPIENIAQSSYDQWYNQSTVVRPPENAWYSKDHARSSKEWSTEQNVENYENIQQPSEFVNLEVVAPSLQERDIYGSRDSINKETLDNDPKPVMNPAKETTSARDFRQEVNNIEVPSAQQPTRSHPPPPIQPEQVPDNYEFASNDRNTFLETGELTDSHQEHEPTPPSQDDENDEVPNDIPFLREVPGQSSSIDPRRNDPTGQEQYVQSGQRLPDPRRNDPSGQEQSLQLRNIPDRTERRDVPPGQERSVPLLSRTDSDTLERRNDPSGRERSLPPQQSRNDPSGEERHQSQSQIMMESSETREVPGRGNEPEDPNQQTDENLRQIPGGASPSEAAQSSDDRPNGRVVTGSQEVPSAGSAIQDQGSDSRSKREEAVGASIRESQGVPSSSNRRDSYEDEDDDGSGNSREGSRERGRDSSSERRRYEYERKGVYYDRDREYDDDYYYDRRRVGESDRPYNARDEFDRRDIPYREDDRKHHSRDDLDRHTREEMDRRSRAKDDLDDRDGRRRPDDRRRDRVDDPRRRDYDPRYPRDYIDRDRRRDDRRPRRYDDYDIRDPYYDDPYSRGSRPSSRSSYNDRDRAYYMRTRDPYYAYNGYPGYDYGTHYATNYYAYIDNLRRTNPAAYSEWYHKYYASQQQHMSRSVTNYPEDRASVHSGRSSCDERTTGDKRALGDMSLLEDSTTTSARMTPTKFAISHAYGCFSIGSLIHVHPAYPTDGERAKVDIIKLDNILSHDPVARDLRAYPGPLIKQVGVTHKNTIIQYCENKIKKAASNEDLVDRASYILLYELMIMLIQQNGNVVGVDIAALLLRNKDAYPYDTNKQKSQDSGRRESVISQRSGIAGGDSIQGNQDGAAVPEKVESKPQKTIEQITDEFRSTLLYGFVQEALEYAMNEGLWGHALFLASKLDKRTHASVMARFANSLPYHDPLQTLYQLHSGRVPAVVTSISDPRWDDWRPHLAMIISNTSANPEINRRSITTLGDTLSARGDIHAAHFCYILSQVDFGAYGANSVKLVLIGANHHRPYSAFLTTEAVMLTEIYEYARNLNEPGFTLVDLQSFKFDLALKMVDYGFIEKALLYIEQIAVNVVKEPSKYKKSFINAVYNVGDRIRYHDPVYKDSTDEATTLTWFNNLAELVGKFSNGEIIENDAYGSQMKVEFHSTAQNQEMHETKQQQQQQQQQQQQQQPQQWNTVQADHGEGPTSMMEVATTEVQSEWQPLSLPSNIQDSYDQSMQFPRNDESCQYQQPQQQDYWNQDSYYQNNYGRNDSTLTNWQQQSAHGPYSSDQGDIDHSQQQEKWNYETEREEKTPTPEPPQPVLSMTPSTRKQYDPLEELDALDTPKPSAKSTATNKKASEKSADKKSSNSGGSWFGGLFSKLAPKPKNQMILPDDNNPTIVWDPVTKKWLNKDEDGDSSSAMVGPPPKASDMGFRAPMAEQPVHSSHPSSQADESNVNKFKLPKHRSMRANYIDVMNPSGLKSGAPPSSVPASATSPMVPMATSSPQLFIPAPVNDPSAPVDFLTHTSTPVVPSGNVSENTSQGLSRWSSTSSLSREVQSYTMRDPRLLPRNKVIQWH; encoded by the exons ATGAGT AATCCCTATAGAGCTAGACCAACCAGATCTAGAGTAGATCACAGCTTGGGATATGGAGCTCACAATCGAAAGATTTGCGATCCTATGTCAAGGATGCACGCGGAAGTATCGTCAAATCATCCCATTCCACATCAACCACCCATCGTAAATCAGTCTAAACAGCCTACCGATCCATGGAATAACTCGTGGAATTGGGATTTTGACAAACAAGCGGATAACCAGCAACAGCAACTGCAGCAACAAGAACAGCCGCATCAGCAGCCTTTTCCCCCGGCGTTTACGAATCAAGGGCAGCTGATATCCGATTCCGTTCAGGATCATTACTATCAAAATATTAATGGCAACAAGTCTGATATGCTCAATCAAAATTCAGTGTCGGATAGAAGTACGCCAGGCACAGTTGGCAGTAGGCAACAAATTTCTAATCATTCGGAATCCTTTACATCTTTTTCGAATTATCCCCAGTATCAACAATATCCACCGCTACCTAGAGCAAGTTCTGTTAAATCTGTATCCGTGAATCCGCAATGGACGAACGAGCAACAGTCCCAAAGATCTGCCATGCAACTGCAGAAGGATCAGTTAACTCCCTCTCCATTCGCTACTAGCAATTACAATTGGCACAAGCCCGATCAAGCAAATTTACTACCTCAGCACAATTGGCAGAGTCATGGTAACGCGCCGGGTCATTGGCAGGAGCCGAAGATGGATAAAGAAGCACAGAATTTTAATGATATGGGTAATCAGTGTGCGCCGCCGTTACAACAAACTAGATCGAATCAGCTTCTTCCACTTTCCACTGAAAATGCTAACGAAGAACATTCCATGAACGACGCAAACAATTGGTCCAATCAAAGTAGTATGCCGGCTTCTAAATGGAACAATCAAAATCGCGAATCTGTACTACCCAATCAAAATCAACCGCCGACGCAAATTTATAATGCAAATAACGAACTCGATCCCTGGTCTGAAACAGCAAGCGCAGATATTTCTCAGCAATGGCAGCATACAGACGATATGCTTACAACTCAGTGGCCACAGGAGCAGGATAATAACAATACACCTGGCGAAAGTCTGCAGCAAGATAATGCTGGCGATGTTGCTGCAAACGACTGGCAGCAGAGTCTTACAGTACAGTCTCATCAGTCATTACCCAATGTACCTCTAGTAACGGAATCTAGCACAGAGCAGGAAGATAGGAAGAAATCAATGCCTCCGTTGGTCGCAAATTCTATGATCTCTAAGGATTCCAGTACGCATACGAAAGCGAGTGTCGCTAAATCACAATTATCTGACTCTCGTCTTACCATGGCAACCACTCCTGAAACTTTGTCAGCTGTTGCGAGTTCTGAGAATGTTTCTGTTCAGGAGAGTAATGATTTCAATTTGGCAAGCGATCCGTTAGAATGGGGAACAAATAATTTAGTAGAGAAACTTCCTGCAGAACTGGGACAGTTGAGCCTCGGTACTAAGTTAAGAAAAATCAAGTTGGAAAATCAGACAGAGCCGTTAGAAGTCCATCCTGTTGCGTCTGGAGATGCGTGGAATCAGACCACAACTTCCCACAGCAGCACTACTCCCGACAACATATCGTTGGACTATGCTGCGCCTGCTGTAGAAGCTTCTCATTCCGTGGATAATCAAGGTGTAATTAGTAAAGAGCATTCGACGCATAATACATATCAAGTGCCGAATATTAAGCCAATAGAGAATATAGCACAAAGTAGCTACGACCAGTGGTACAATCAGAGCACGGTAGTGCGTCCTCCGGAAAATGCCTGGTATTCAAAGGATCACGCTCGTTCGTCTAAGGAATGGAGCACCGAGCAAAACGTAGAAAACTATGAGAATATCCAGCAGCCTTCAGAATTCGTGAACTTAGAAGTAGTTGCGCCGTCGTTGCAGGAACGTGATATTTATGGTTCGAGAGATTCTATCAATAAAGAGACTTTAGATAATGATCCGAAACCAGTTATGAATCCCGCTAAGGAAACAACAAGCGCTCGTGATTTTAGGCAAGAAGTGAATAATATCGAGGTACCTTCTGCTCAGCAGCCGACGCGATCTCATCCGCCTCCACCTATTCAGCCAGAACAG gTGCCGGATAATTATGAATTCGCGTCGAACGACAGAAACACGTTCCTGGAAACCGGCGAATTAACCGATTCCCATCAGGAGCACGAACCGACTCCGCCGAGCCAGGACGATGAGAATGACGAAGTACCTAATGATATTCCCTTTCTGCGGGAAGTACCAGGTCAATCGAGTTCCATAGATCCGCGTAGAAATGATCCAACGGGGCAAGAGCAGTACGTACAGTCTGGTCAGAGGTTGCCGGATCCGAGAAGGAATGATCCCTCGGGCCAGGAGCAAAGTCTTCAGCTGAGGAACATACCTGACAGAACGGAACGCCGCGATGTTCCTCCTGGGCAGGAGAGAAGTGTTCCTTTGCTTTCGCGAACGGATTCCGACACGTTGGAGCGTCGAAACGATCCGTCTGGCCGGGAACGATCTCTGCCTCCTCAGCAGTCACGGAACGATCCCTCTGGAGAGGAAAGGCATCAGTCCCAGTCTCAGATCATGATGGAGTCAAGCGAAACGCGAGAAGTACCTGGCAGAGGCAACGAACCGGAAGATCCTAATCAGCAAACGGATGAAAACCTTAGGCAAATACCAGGCGGTGCATCTCCGAGTGAGGCAGCTCAGTCTTCGGATGACCGGCCCAATGGAAGAGTAGTCACAGGCTCCCAAGAAGTGCCTTCTGCTGGAT CCGCGATACAAGACCAAGGCAGCGATTCGAGGAGTAAACGCGAAGAAGCCGTCGGCGCGTCTATACGAGAAAGTCAGGGAGTTCCGAGCTCATCGAATCGTAGAGATTCgtacgaggatgaggacgatgATGGCTCTGGGAATAGTAGAGAGGGCAGTAGAGAAAGAGGTCGCGATAGTAGCTCGGAACGACGACGATACGAATACGAAAGGAAGGGCGTGTA TTACGATCGTGATCGCGAGTACGACGACGATTATTATTACGATCGCCGTCGCGTAGGAGAGAGCGACCGACCGTACAACGCCCGCGACGAGTTCGATCGTCGAGATATCCCATACCGAGAAGACGATCGTAAGCATCACAGTCGGGATGATCTAGATAGACACACAAGAGAAGAGATGGATAGAAGAAGCAGAGCGAAAGATGATCTGGACGACAGGGATGGCAGGAGAAGGCCGGACGACCGTAGAAGAGATAGGGTCGACGATCCACGTCGCAGGGACTACGATCCACGATATCCTAGAGATTATATCGATCGAGATAGAAGAAGAGACGACAGACGACCGAGACGATACGATGATTACGATATTAGAGATCCGTATTACGATGATCCTTATAGTAGAgg ATCTAGACCCTCCAGTAGATCTTCTTACAACGACAGAGATCGAGCATACTACATGCGAACAAGAGATCCCTATTATGCATACAATG GGTACCCTGGATATGATTACGGCACTCATTATGCCACTAATTACTATGCATACATAGACAACTTACGGCGTACAAATCCTGCCGCCTATTCAGAATGGTATCATAAATACTATGCTAGCCAGCAGCAGCATATGTCGCGAAGTGTTACCAATTACCCAGAGGACAGGGCGAGCGTTCATTCAGGGCGCAGCTCCTGCGACGAAAG AACGACTGGCGACAAACGAGCCTTAGGCGATATGTCTCTGCTGGAAGATTCAACGACTACTTCGGCGCGAATGACACCGACGAAATTTGCAATTTCTCACGCATACG GATGTTTCTCTATTGGGTCTCTAATACATGTGCATCCAGCTTATCCAACCGATGGCGAAAGGGCTAAAGTGGACATCATTAAGCTGGATAACATACTGTCACACGATCCCGTAGCACGTGATTTACGGGCTTATCCGGGACCTCTAATTAAGCAAGT AGGTGTTACCCACAAAAACACGATCATCCAATATTGCgagaacaaaattaaaaaagcagCATCGAACGAAGACTTGGTTGATCGTGCATCGTACATACTCCTGTACGAACTAATGATTATGTTGATCCAGCAAAACGGG AACGTTGTCGGTGTGGATATCGCTGCGTTATTGCTCAGAAACAAAGACGCGTATCCCTATGACACGAACAAGCAGAAATCTCAGGATTCAGGCAGGAGAGAATCGGTGATATCGCAAAGATCTGGCATCGCGGGTGGAGATAGTATACAAGGCAATCAAGACGGTGCAGCAGTTCCTGAAAAAGTCGAGAGTAAACCGCAGAAGACCATTGAACAGATAACAGACGAGTTTAGAAGCACTTTACTTTACGGATTTGTCCAAGAAGCGCTAG AATACGCGATGAACGAAGGGCTTTGGGGGCACGCACTCTTCTTGGCCAGCAAATTGGACAAACGCACTCACGCGTCTGTAATGGCACGTTTCGCCAACAGTCTACCGTATCACGATCCGTTGCAGACTTTGTATCAGCTTCATTCCGGCCGTGTGCCCGCCGTTGTTACGAGTATATCGGATCCACGGTGGGATGACTGGAGGCCTCATTTGGCTATGATCATATCGAACACTTCTGCCAATCCGGAAATTAATCGACGTTCGATTACGACCCTCGGGGACACGCTGTCCGCGCGAGGAGACATTCACGCTGCTCACTTCTGTTACATACTCTCCCAGGTGGATTTCGGCGCCTACGGGGCGAACAGTGTAAAGCTCGTACTGATCGGTGCGAATCATCATAGACCGTACAGCGCGTTCCTCACAACCGAGGCTGTTATGCTGACGGAGATATACGAGTACGCCAGGAATCTTAACGAGCCAGGATTCACACTGGTGGATCTCCAATCCTTCAAATTCGATCTGGCACTAAAGATGGTGGATTACGGATTTATAGAGAAAGCCTTGTTATACATAGAACAGATCGCGGTAAATGTCGTTAAGGAACCGTCGAAATACAAGAAGTCGTTTATCAATGCTGTGTACAACGTGGGAGACAGAATTAGATACCACGATCCAGTCTATAAAGATTCCACGGATGAAGCCACAACTCTAACTTGGTTCAATAATCTGGCTGAGCTCGTCGGGAAATTTTCT AACGGAGAAATCATTGAAAACGACGCTTATGGTTCGCAAATGAAAGTTGAGTTTCACAGCACTGCGCAAAATCAAGAAATGCATGAGACaaaacaacaacagcagcagcaacaacaacagcaacaacagcagcagccgcAACAATGGAACACGGTTCAAGCTGATCACGGAGAAGGTCCAACATCGATGATGGAAGTGGCTACTACCGAAGTGCAATCGGAATGGCAGCCGTTATCTTTGCCATCCAATATACAGGATTCGTACGATCAAAGCATGCAGTTTCCGAGGAACGATGAATCTTGCCAGTACCAGCAGCCGCAGCAGCAAGATTACTGGAACCAAGATTCCTACTATCAGAATAATTATGGAAGAAACGATTCTACTCTCACGAATTGGCAGCAGCAGTCTGCTCACGGGCCATACTCCTCGGATCAAGGTGACATCGATCATTCTCAGCAACAGGAGAAATGGAACTATGAG ACGGAAAGGGAGGAAAAAACACCCACCCCTGAA CCACCGCAACCGGTTCTGTCGATGACACCGTCCACGAGAAAGCAGTACGACCCCCTGGAAGAGTTGGACGCCCTCGACACTCCGAAACCATCAGCAAAGTCCACAGCAACGAATAAGAAGGCGTCCGAGAAGTCGGCAGACAAGAAATCGTCTAACAGCGGAGGTTCCTGGTTCGGCGGTCTTTTTAGCAAACTCGCCCCGAAACCAAAGAACCAGATGATCCTACCGGATGACAATAATCCAACG ATCGTGTGGGACCCTGTCACAAAAAAGTGGCTGAATAAAGACGAAGATGGAGACAGTAGCTCCGCGATGGTAGGTCCTCCCCCAAAAGCTTCTGACATGGGATTCAGAGCGCCCATGGCGGAACAGCCCGTCCACTCGTCGCATCCATCCTCCCAAGCCGATGAGTCGAATGTGAACAAGTTTAAATTACCGAAGCACAGATCTATGCGTGCCAATTATATAGATGTAATGAACCCGAGTGGCTTAAAGAGCGGCGCACCACCTTCGAGTGTGCCGGCTTCGGCAACGTCTCCAATGGTACCTATGGCAACTTCGTCGCCTCAATTATTCATTCCTGCACCAG TCAATGACCCAAGTGCTCCCGTAGACTTCTTAACACACACGTCGACGCCAGTCGTACCTTCCGGAAATGTTTCCGAAAACACATCTCAAGGG CTCTCTCGATGGAGCTCGACCAGCTCGTTATCGCGAGAGGTGCAGAGCTACACTATGAGGGATCCGCGTCTCCTTCCACGGAACAAGGTAATCCAGTGGCATTAG